In Aegilops tauschii subsp. strangulata cultivar AL8/78 chromosome 3, Aet v6.0, whole genome shotgun sequence, one genomic interval encodes:
- the LOC109757744 gene encoding uncharacterized protein: MPIEMPRGLPFAVDTWGPSSRRRRHRFLTHAHRDHLVGAGAGADPGGGALYATRLTLSLALRHFPQLDQGEFVEVEVGRTFKVDDPAGAFSVTAYDANHCPGAVMFLFEGEFGSILHTGDCRLTPDCAQNLPLKYIAKKGKENVCRLDFVFLDCTFSKCFLKLPSKELAIQQVIACIWKHPDAPFVYLACDLLGHEEILVEVSRTFGSKIYVDTRRNSDCFKALSLTAPEIITDDPSCRFQIVGFHHLYDNASKKLEGARASLQPEPLFIRPSTQWYACGRNQKPSLTEAQQDDFGIWHVCFSIHSSRDELEQAMQLLQPQWVISTTPPCFAMELSYVKKHCFKTRLTTNDPLWKIFRDPLQKSVTSPSSVLASCTQPDEDLSTFVDDDHPTSASEECTDFDVSTLELQFVPSPPVEEPDITLFGRARFGSQAIDIMKEELCHQYIAAAEQTRFCAPEDLLHDSSKNVETYSAMDLITKQAPASQQDCVEAGDVAPSCQCAEAGDVAPSCQGKASPTLPEAFAVQPLPTVQHNISVVPDQPEKSDIIIEPISISTTESSSLRMVKNAEVTDCQTDHLCVIGSSKSLHASLKRLYRSRNVPVPHPLPSLVGLLESTKRVKRRPGSDYSSLNSRHSLP, encoded by the exons ATGCCGATAGAGATGCCGCGGGGGCTCCCCTTCGCCGTGGACACGTGGGGcccctcctcccgccgccggcgCCACCGCTTCCTCACCCACGCGCACCGGGACCACCTCGTCGGCGCCGGCGCCGGGGCCGACCCCGGAGGAGGCGCCCTCTACGCCACCCGTCTCACCCTGTCCCTCGCCCTCCGCCACTTTCCCCAG CTGGACCAGGGGGAGTTCGTGGAGGTCGAGGTGGGGAGGACGTTCAAGGTGGATGACCCCGCCGGCGCCTTCTCCGTCACCGCGTACGATGCCAACCACTGCCCTG GGGCAGTTATGTTCTTGTTTGAGGGTGAATTCGGTAGCATACTGCACACGGGCGACTGCCGACTTACACCAGATTGTGCTCAGAACTTGCCACTGAAATACATAGCAAAGAAAGGGAAAGAAAATGTTTGTCGGTTAGACTTCGTGTTCCTGGACTGCACATTTTCCAAATGCTTCCTCAAACTACCAAGCAAGGAGTTGGCAATCCAGCAG GTTATAGCTTGTATATGGAAGCATCCGGATGCACCTTTTGTATATCTTGCTTGTGACCTTCTTGGTCACGAAGAGATCCTAGTTGAGGTGTCCAGGACATTTGGATCGAAAatttatgttgacacgagaaggAATTCAGATTGTTTTAAAGCTCTGTCACTCACAGCCCCTGAGATCATCACTGATGATCCATCTTGTCGCTTTCAG ATAGTTGGATTCCACCATTTGTATGATAATGCAAGTAAAAAGCTTGAAGGGGCAAGGGCTAGTCTTCAGCCGGAGCCTTTATTTATCCGCCCCTCAACGCAGTGGTATGCCTGTGGTCGAAACCAGAAACCCAGCCTAACAGAAGCTCAGCAGGATGATTTTGGGATCTGGCATGTCTGTTTCTCCATTCACTCTTCCCGTGACGAGTTGGAGCAGGCGATGCAACTTCTTCAACCTCAATGGGTCATCTCAACAACTCCCCCATGCTTTGCCATGGAGCTGAGCTATGTGAAGAAACATTGTTTCAAGACTCGCTTGACAACTAATGATCCATTGTGGAAGATATTCAGGGATCCTCTTCAAAAGTCAGTAACCTCACCCTCGTCGGTGCTTGCTTCTTGCACGCAGCCAGATGAAGATCTCTCAACTTTTGTTGATGATGATCATCCAACTTCTGCCAGTGAAGAATGCACAGATTTTGATGTTAGCACACTTGAACTGCAATTTGTGCCATCCCCGCCGGTTGAAGAACCAGATATTACATTGTTTGGAAGAGCAAGATTTGGTTCTCAAGCGATTGACATAATGAAAGAAGAGTTGTGCCACCAGTACATTGCTGCAGCTGAACAAACCAGATTCTGTGCACCGGAAGATTTGCTTCATGATAGCAGCAAAAATGTTGAAACATATTCTGCTATGGATTTAATCACAAAGCAAGCCCCAGCTTCCCAACAAGATTGTGTGGAAGCTGGAGATGTGGCGCCCTCCTGTCAGTGTGCTGAAGCTGGAGATGTGGCTCCCTCCTGTCAGGGTAAAGCATCCCCAACCCTACCAGAAGCATTTGCAGTTCAACCTTTGCCTACTGTTCAACACAATATATCAGTAGTGCCTGATCAACCGGAAAAGTCTGACATTATAATAGAACCAATATCTATCAGCACTACGGAAAGTTCAAGTCTTCGCATGGTCAAAAATGCAGAAGTAACAGATTGTCAAACGGACCACCTGTGTGTCATTGGATCATCGAAATCTTTGCATGCGAGTCTGAAGAGGCTGTACAGATCGAGGAATGTCCCTGTCCCGCATCCTCTCCCGTCTCTTGTTGGACTTTTGGAATCCACTAAACGGGTCAAAAGACGACCTGGCTCTGATTATAGCTCGTTGAATTCACGGCACAGCCTACCTTGA
- the LOC109757746 gene encoding bidirectional sugar transporter SWEET1a codes for MEHIARFFFGVSGNVIALFLFLSPVVTFWRIIKRKSTEDFSGVPYNMTLLNCLLSAWYGLPFVSPNNILVTTINGAGSVIEAIYVVIFLIFAERKAKIRMLGLLSVVTTIFATVVLVSLLALHGKARTVFCGLAATVFSICMYASPLSIMRLVIKTKSVEYMPFLLSLSVFLCGTSWFIYGLLGLDPFIYIPNGCGSFLGLMQLILYAIYRKNKGPAAGAVPAGKGEDAGDEADEVEDAKKAAAAVEMGEAKIKVNDDTAVVDKVAAQV; via the exons ATGGAGCATATCGCGAGGTTCTTCTTCGGGGTCTCAG GCAATGTTATCGCTCTGTTCCTCTTCCTGTCGCCGGT CGTCACCTTCTGGAGGATCATCAAGAGGAAGTCGACGGAGGACTTCTCCGGCGTGCCATACAACATGACGCTGCTCAACTGCCTCCTATCCGCATG GTACGGGCTGCCGTTCGTGTCCCCGAACAACATCCTGGTGACGACGATCAACGGCGCGGGGTCGGTGATCGAGGCAATCTACGTGGTCATCTTCCTCATCTTCGCGGAGCGCAAGGCCAAGATCCGGATGCTGGGCCTCCTCAGCGTGGTCACCACCATCTTCGCCACGGTGGTGCTGGTGTCGCTGCTGGCGCTGCACGGCAAGGCTCGCACGGTCTTCTGcggcctcgccgccaccgtcttcTCCATCTGCATGTACGCCTCGCCGCTCTCCATCATG AGGTTGGTGATCAAGACCAAGAGCGTGGAGTACATGCCGTTCCTGCTGTCGCTCTCCGTGTTCCTCTGCGGCACCTCCTGGTTCATCTACGGCCTGCTCGGCCTCGACCCCTTCATCTAC ATCCCCAACGGGTGCGGGAGCTTCCTGGGCCTGATGCAGCTCATCCTCTACGCCATCTACCGGAAGAACAAGGGCCCCGCTGCCGGCGCCGTGCCGGCCGGCAAGGGGGAggacgccggcgacgaggccgACGAGGTGGAGGACGCCAAGAAGGCGGCCGCGGCGGTGGAGATGGGCGAGGCAAAGATCAAGGTCAATGACGACACCGCCGTCGTCGACAAGGTCGCCGCCCAGGTGTAG